A genome region from Bradyrhizobium sp. WSM1417 includes the following:
- the fusA gene encoding elongation factor G, with translation MPRVHAIENYRNFGIMAHIDAGKTTTTERILYYTGKSHKIGEVHEGAATMDWMEQEQERGITITSAATTAFWEGKRLNIIDTPGHVDFTIEVERSLRVLDGAVCVLDSNQGVEPQTETVWRQGDKYKVPRIVFANKMDKTGADFYKCMQDIVDRLGAKPIAIQLPIGSENNFKGLVDLVRMKGVVWEEEKLDAKFVDIDIPEDMVEKAKEYREKLLEAAVELDDEVLAAYLDGKEPDEATLKRLIRKAVLTGAFFPVLCGSAFKNKGVQPLLDAVVDYLPSPVDVPAIKGVDEDGNEVVRLPDDKEPLALLAFKIMDDPFVGTITFCRIYSGTLLSGTGVINSTRDRKERIGRMLLMHANNREDIKEAYAGDIVALAGLKEARTGDTLCDPDKAVILEKMEFPEPVIEIAIEPKSKADQEKLGVALAKLAAEDPSFRVSTDQESGQTILKGMGELHLDIKVDILRRTYKVDANIGAPQVAFRERVTKRAEVKYTHKKQTGGTGQFAEVSIVVEPNEPGKGYEFESKIVGGAVPKEYIPGVEKGLNSVMGSGVVAGFPVVDVKVQLVDGKYHDVDSSALAFEIASRAAFREALQKGKSVLLEPIMKVEVVTPEDYTGSVIGDLNSRRGQIQGQDMRGNANVINAMVPLMNMFGYVNNLRSMSQGRATFTMQFDHYAEAPANVSAEVQKKFA, from the coding sequence ATGCCCCGCGTTCATGCCATAGAGAACTACCGTAACTTCGGTATCATGGCGCATATCGATGCCGGCAAGACCACGACCACCGAGCGCATCCTCTATTACACCGGCAAGAGCCACAAGATCGGCGAAGTGCACGAAGGTGCCGCGACGATGGACTGGATGGAGCAGGAGCAGGAGCGCGGCATTACGATTACGTCGGCCGCGACCACCGCGTTCTGGGAAGGCAAGCGTCTCAACATCATCGACACTCCCGGCCACGTCGACTTCACCATCGAAGTCGAGCGCAGCCTGCGCGTGCTCGACGGCGCCGTGTGCGTGCTCGACTCGAACCAGGGCGTCGAGCCCCAGACCGAGACGGTCTGGCGCCAGGGCGACAAGTACAAGGTTCCGCGCATCGTCTTCGCCAACAAGATGGATAAGACCGGCGCTGACTTCTACAAGTGCATGCAGGACATCGTCGACCGCCTCGGCGCGAAGCCGATCGCGATCCAGCTTCCGATCGGCTCCGAGAACAATTTCAAGGGCCTGGTCGATCTCGTTCGCATGAAGGGCGTGGTCTGGGAAGAAGAGAAGCTCGACGCCAAGTTCGTCGACATCGATATTCCCGAGGACATGGTCGAGAAGGCGAAGGAATATCGCGAGAAGCTGTTGGAAGCCGCCGTCGAGCTCGACGACGAAGTTCTCGCCGCTTACCTCGACGGCAAGGAGCCCGATGAGGCGACGCTGAAGCGCTTGATCCGCAAGGCCGTGCTGACTGGCGCGTTCTTCCCGGTATTGTGCGGCTCGGCGTTCAAGAACAAGGGCGTGCAGCCTTTGCTCGACGCGGTCGTGGATTATCTGCCGTCGCCGGTTGACGTGCCCGCCATCAAGGGCGTCGACGAAGACGGCAACGAGGTCGTTCGCCTGCCGGACGACAAGGAGCCGCTGGCTCTGTTGGCCTTCAAGATCATGGACGACCCGTTCGTCGGCACCATCACCTTCTGCCGCATCTATTCCGGCACGCTGCTGTCGGGCACCGGCGTCATCAATTCGACGCGCGACCGCAAGGAGCGCATCGGCCGCATGTTGCTGATGCATGCGAACAACCGCGAAGACATCAAGGAAGCCTATGCCGGCGACATCGTCGCACTGGCTGGCCTGAAGGAGGCGCGCACCGGTGACACGCTGTGCGATCCCGACAAGGCGGTGATCCTCGAAAAGATGGAATTCCCCGAGCCGGTCATCGAGATCGCGATCGAACCAAAGTCCAAGGCCGACCAGGAAAAGCTCGGCGTGGCGCTGGCGAAGCTCGCCGCGGAGGATCCGTCCTTCCGCGTATCGACCGACCAGGAGTCCGGCCAGACCATCCTCAAGGGAATGGGCGAACTCCATCTCGACATTAAGGTCGACATTCTCCGCCGCACCTACAAGGTGGATGCCAACATCGGCGCGCCGCAGGTGGCGTTCCGTGAGCGCGTCACCAAGAGGGCCGAGGTCAAGTACACTCACAAGAAGCAGACCGGCGGTACCGGTCAGTTCGCGGAAGTGTCGATCGTGGTCGAGCCGAACGAGCCCGGCAAGGGTTACGAGTTCGAGTCCAAGATCGTCGGCGGTGCGGTTCCGAAGGAATACATCCCCGGCGTCGAAAAGGGCCTCAACAGCGTGATGGGCTCTGGTGTCGTCGCGGGCTTCCCCGTGGTCGACGTCAAGGTTCAGCTCGTCGACGGAAAATATCACGACGTCGACTCGTCGGCGCTCGCCTTCGAAATCGCTTCGCGTGCTGCATTCCGCGAAGCCTTGCAGAAGGGCAAGTCTGTCCTGCTCGAGCCGATCATGAAGGTCGAAGTGGTGACCCCGGAAGATTACACCGGTTCGGTCATCGGCGACCTGAATTCCCGGCGCGGTCAGATCCAGGGTCAGGACATGCGCGGCAACGCCAACGTCATCAACGCGATGGTGCCGCTCATGAACATGTTCGGTTACGTGAATAACCTGCGCTCGATGAGCCAGGGTCGCGCGACCTTCACCATGCAGTTCGACCACTACGCAGAAGCGCCGGCCAACGTGTCGGCAGAAGTCCAGAAGAAGTTTGCCTGA
- the rpsG gene encoding 30S ribosomal protein S7: MSRRHSAEKREVLPDPKFGNIIVTKFMNSVMYAGKKSVAEGIVYGAFGLIESKTKQNPLGVFEQALENVMPTIEVRSRRVGGATYQVPVEVRSVRRQALGIRWLISAARDRNEKTMTERLSAELLDASNNRGNAVKKREDVHRMAEANRAFSHYRW, encoded by the coding sequence ATGTCTCGTCGCCATTCTGCCGAAAAGCGCGAAGTCCTTCCCGATCCGAAGTTCGGGAATATCATCGTCACGAAGTTCATGAATTCGGTGATGTACGCCGGAAAGAAGTCGGTTGCCGAAGGCATCGTCTACGGCGCGTTCGGCCTCATCGAAAGCAAGACCAAGCAGAACCCGCTCGGCGTGTTCGAGCAGGCGCTCGAGAACGTCATGCCGACGATCGAAGTGCGCTCCCGCCGCGTCGGTGGCGCGACCTATCAGGTTCCGGTCGAGGTTCGCTCGGTGCGTCGTCAGGCGCTGGGCATTCGCTGGCTGATCTCGGCTGCGCGCGATCGCAACGAGAAGACGATGACCGAGCGGCTCTCTGCGGAGCTCCTGGACGCGTCGAACAACCGGGGTAACGCCGTCAAGAAGCGCGAAGACGTGCACCGGATGGCGGAAGCCAACCGCGCCTTCTCGCACTATCGCTGGTAA
- the rpsL gene encoding 30S ribosomal protein S12: MPTINQLIAQPREVQKSRKKVPALQQSPQKRGVCTRVYTTTPKKPNSALRKVAKVRLTNGFEVIGYIPGEGHNLQEHSVVMIRGGRVKDLPGVRYHILRGVLDTQGVKNRKQRRSKYGAKRPK; this comes from the coding sequence ATGCCGACGATCAACCAGCTGATCGCTCAACCGCGGGAAGTGCAGAAGTCGCGCAAGAAGGTGCCGGCGCTGCAGCAGTCGCCGCAGAAGCGCGGTGTTTGCACGCGCGTTTACACCACGACCCCGAAGAAGCCGAACTCGGCGCTTCGTAAGGTTGCCAAGGTGCGCCTGACCAACGGCTTCGAGGTGATCGGCTACATCCCCGGTGAGGGCCATAACCTCCAGGAGCACTCGGTGGTCATGATCCGCGGCGGTCGCGTCAAGGACTTGCCCGGCGTGCGCTACCACATCCTCCGCGGCGTTCTGGATACCCAGGGCGTCAAGAACCGTAAGCAGCGCCGTTCGAAGTACGGCGCCAAGCGTCCGAAGTAA
- a CDS encoding NAD(P)/FAD-dependent oxidoreductase, giving the protein MRYTDIAIIGGGLSGSIAAAMLGHNDISTTLIDPHESYSADFRVEKLSGHVQIGRFLQTGIAESVLRRATFVGENWIARFGRLLDKAPSRQFNIPYDSLVNAVRDEIPAGVERIFAKAVSVETSAERQKVTLSNDEMVSARLVVLANGLNVGLRHQLGIARKIVSAGHSISIGFDVVPAGRASFAFPALTYFSERPSDRIPYLTLFPIGTRMRANLFVYRSFDDPWLLELRRAPAETLNAALPRLKRITGPFDIPGELKIRPVDLYVNDARGQPGLVLVGDAFSTSCPAAGTGCDKVFTDVERLCNLYIPQWLASDGMDASKIATFYADPVKRACDDWSTAKAFDFRSVSIATSPYWTAQRWARFIAWSVQGLLRPLGGAFDLEPNFLGHSSSSSSSRSSSSSSSSSLSSST; this is encoded by the coding sequence ATGCGGTACACCGACATTGCCATCATCGGCGGGGGATTGTCCGGCTCGATCGCCGCCGCGATGCTCGGCCATAACGACATTTCGACCACCCTGATCGATCCGCATGAGAGCTATTCTGCGGACTTTCGAGTCGAAAAACTCAGTGGTCACGTGCAAATCGGACGATTCCTGCAGACGGGAATCGCCGAATCGGTGCTGCGGCGCGCGACCTTTGTGGGTGAGAACTGGATCGCGCGCTTCGGCCGCCTTCTCGACAAGGCGCCGAGCCGGCAGTTCAACATCCCCTACGATTCCCTCGTCAACGCTGTCCGCGACGAAATTCCTGCCGGCGTCGAGCGCATCTTCGCCAAGGCGGTCTCGGTCGAGACAAGCGCGGAGCGGCAGAAGGTCACTCTCTCCAACGACGAGATGGTCTCCGCCCGGCTGGTCGTGCTCGCCAACGGCCTCAACGTCGGCCTGCGCCACCAGCTGGGAATCGCCCGAAAGATCGTCAGTGCCGGCCATTCGATTTCGATCGGGTTCGACGTGGTGCCCGCGGGACGGGCCTCGTTCGCCTTCCCGGCGCTGACCTATTTCTCGGAACGGCCGAGCGATCGCATCCCCTACCTCACACTTTTTCCGATCGGGACGCGGATGCGCGCCAATCTGTTCGTCTACCGCAGCTTCGACGATCCCTGGCTGCTTGAGCTGCGCCGCGCGCCCGCCGAGACTTTGAACGCCGCACTGCCACGGCTCAAGCGCATCACCGGACCATTCGACATTCCCGGTGAGCTGAAAATCCGCCCGGTCGATCTCTATGTGAACGATGCCAGGGGCCAGCCGGGTCTCGTGCTGGTGGGCGATGCCTTCTCGACCTCCTGCCCGGCCGCCGGCACCGGGTGCGACAAGGTCTTCACCGACGTCGAGCGGCTCTGCAACCTCTACATCCCGCAGTGGCTGGCCTCCGACGGGATGGATGCAAGCAAGATCGCCACCTTCTACGCAGATCCGGTCAAGCGGGCGTGCGACGATTGGTCGACGGCGAAGGCATTCGACTTCCGCTCAGTCTCCATTGCGACCAGCCCCTATTGGACGGCGCAGCGCTGGGCACGCTTCATTGCCTGGTCGGTTCAGGGGCTGTTGCGGCCGCTTGGAGGAGCCTTCGATCTGGAGCCGAACTTCCTCGGTCACTCCTCCTCATCGTCCTCGTCGAGGTCGTCTTCATCCTCGTCGTCATCGTCGCTGTCCTCGTCGACGTGA
- a CDS encoding ABC transporter ATP-binding protein translates to MASKPLPPHKQKLAAEEAAELDDKLVPIAKPDLEDDEDDEDEEDGGLELDDDDEDEDLVVFTAREAAGALATILGFVKPFLVNYKQMLSFVAFGVFVETLFNVIMPLSLKYLIDDALGEEDFQALYKILGVLAVAGIFTSIVAVWYERWDARLAACIISDVRKRLFEHVQDLPAAYFGRTKRGEILSRFSVDLAAFEGSVKTFANSAALPFLELIAGIILMVFLNWQLAAVALLVFPITLIGPRMLTPKAVQANYEQKLNESALLGMVQENVAAQAVIKAFSLQRRMFGFFKFRNDETRNRMATAAFLSTMVERTVTISVLLLHLVVLAIGAYLATKGQITIGTFVTFESAFWEVSYNIAHVMHFIPVSISAAAAIRHMQELLDEPTRSADRAGAPDLPRITNDITFDHVTFQYEGSQTPVLDNLSLKLNVGKRIAIVGPSGSGKSTLLNLILRLYVPDEGRVTIDGVDVRKVTLDSLRRSMAVVFQENMLFNMSIRENIRLGKEGATDEEVEEAAKKAEIHRYIMSLPQRYDTPVGERGDTLSGGQRQRIAIARAVIRNPSVLLLDEATSALDQTTEAAINRTLLKVAKGRTMIWSTHRLTSVVEMDEIIVISGGRAIERGSHAELLARNGTYRKLWNDQIHQPHGAPAHVDEDSDDDDEDEDDLDEDDEEE, encoded by the coding sequence ATGGCGTCCAAGCCCCTCCCGCCCCACAAACAAAAGCTCGCCGCGGAAGAGGCGGCCGAGCTAGACGACAAGCTCGTCCCGATCGCCAAGCCGGACCTCGAAGACGACGAGGACGATGAAGACGAGGAAGATGGCGGGCTGGAGCTCGATGACGACGATGAGGACGAGGACCTCGTCGTCTTTACCGCGCGCGAGGCCGCCGGCGCGCTCGCGACCATCCTGGGCTTCGTCAAACCCTTCCTGGTCAACTACAAGCAGATGCTGTCGTTCGTGGCGTTCGGCGTCTTCGTCGAGACGCTGTTCAACGTCATCATGCCGCTCAGCCTGAAGTACCTGATCGACGACGCGCTAGGCGAGGAGGATTTCCAGGCGCTGTACAAGATCCTCGGCGTGCTCGCGGTCGCGGGCATCTTCACCTCGATCGTCGCGGTCTGGTACGAGCGCTGGGATGCGAGGCTCGCGGCGTGCATCATCTCCGACGTCCGCAAACGGCTGTTCGAGCACGTCCAGGACCTGCCGGCGGCCTATTTCGGCCGCACCAAGCGCGGCGAGATCCTGTCGCGCTTCTCCGTCGACCTCGCGGCCTTCGAGGGTTCGGTCAAGACCTTCGCCAACAGTGCGGCGTTGCCGTTCCTGGAGTTGATCGCGGGCATCATCCTGATGGTGTTCCTGAACTGGCAGCTCGCGGCGGTTGCGCTGCTGGTGTTCCCGATCACGCTGATCGGTCCACGCATGCTCACGCCGAAGGCTGTTCAGGCGAATTACGAGCAGAAGCTCAATGAGTCCGCGCTGCTCGGCATGGTGCAGGAGAACGTGGCGGCGCAGGCCGTGATCAAGGCGTTCAGCCTGCAACGCCGGATGTTCGGCTTCTTCAAATTCCGCAACGACGAGACCCGAAACAGGATGGCCACGGCGGCGTTCCTGTCGACCATGGTGGAGCGGACGGTCACCATTTCGGTGCTGCTCTTGCATCTCGTCGTGCTCGCGATCGGCGCGTATCTGGCGACCAAGGGGCAGATCACCATCGGCACCTTCGTCACCTTCGAGAGCGCGTTCTGGGAGGTGTCCTACAACATCGCCCATGTGATGCACTTCATCCCGGTGTCGATCTCCGCGGCAGCCGCGATTCGTCACATGCAGGAGCTGCTCGACGAGCCCACGCGTAGCGCCGATCGTGCCGGCGCGCCCGATCTGCCCCGCATCACCAACGACATCACCTTCGACCACGTGACATTCCAGTACGAAGGCAGCCAGACGCCGGTGCTGGACAATCTCAGCCTCAAGCTCAATGTCGGCAAGCGCATTGCCATCGTCGGTCCCTCGGGCTCCGGCAAGAGCACGCTGCTGAACCTGATCCTGCGGCTCTATGTGCCGGACGAGGGGCGGGTCACCATCGACGGCGTCGACGTCCGCAAGGTGACGCTGGATTCGCTGCGCCGGAGCATGGCGGTGGTGTTCCAGGAGAACATGCTGTTCAACATGTCGATCCGGGAGAACATCCGGCTCGGCAAGGAGGGCGCGACCGACGAGGAGGTGGAGGAGGCGGCCAAGAAGGCCGAGATTCACCGCTACATCATGAGCCTGCCGCAGCGATACGATACGCCGGTGGGCGAGCGCGGCGATACGTTGTCGGGCGGCCAGCGCCAGCGCATCGCGATCGCGCGCGCGGTCATCCGTAATCCTTCCGTGCTGCTGCTGGACGAAGCCACGTCGGCGCTCGACCAGACCACGGAAGCCGCGATCAACCGCACGCTGCTGAAGGTCGCTAAAGGCCGCACCATGATCTGGTCGACCCACCGTCTGACCTCGGTGGTCGAGATGGACGAGATCATCGTGATTTCAGGGGGCAGGGCGATCGAGCGCGGCTCGCATGCCGAGCTGCTCGCCAGGAACGGCACCTATCGCAAGCTGTGGAACGACCAGATCCACCAACCGCATGGCGCGCCCGCTCACGTCGACGAGGACAGCGACGATGACGACGAGGATGAAGACGACCTCGACGAGGACGATGAGGAGGAGTGA
- a CDS encoding FAD-dependent oxidoreductase — translation MLDLAIVGGGPGGLMSAWYLKRKLGDLCRVTIYEASDRLGGKIVTRKFDSAPAMYEAGVAEIYDYSMTGPDPLRELIQHFGLQTIPMDAEQVQFGGELLNDVAGMRRKYGAKTAAAIEAFRKRCAEAMTPLEYYEGVGAHDNENPWAYKTAEQVLDEEVEDETAKRFFKVMARSDLATESHNTNGLNALKNYLMDVDGYIGLYSIQNGNEQLIECLQSEVNADIQLNHRILTVGKAPTGRYQLKMMNGKGPETRDFDLVLVCLPHSWLGTVGWEGEQLRKSMVKHVSYFDRPAHYLRVSILFDTPFWGDKIAGAWFMSEAFGGCCVYNEGARHDVGKHGVLNWLIPGSDALAFANLSDQELIDAALKSLPASLGDARSHFMEGKIHRWLSSVNAIPGGLPVRDVMTNHRPEPKEHPGIVVVGDYLFDSTLNGLLDSSDAATDIILTEMMRLRRERSQDDKPLSDKIDRDYFDNYRGQGPYSEAWQHFTDPDYLTKLIGIVWGKAKGTKLLIAGSASGELVGALRDRGIDAWGIENNRTIHARTPKALKKYNKLGSITDMPFKDGAFDFVFETSLCHLSPKQVVRAIRELNRVVKTGLVFGSITSDMAPALIDRYDLLRGVKKLGTWWEWSELFFGNGFDLSMHRKDCTDALWEATLAANKGPGQWYADADSLRYSFFDKVEDEEDD, via the coding sequence ATGCTTGATCTCGCAATCGTAGGCGGCGGCCCCGGCGGGCTGATGAGCGCTTGGTATTTGAAGCGCAAGCTCGGCGACCTCTGCCGCGTCACCATCTACGAGGCATCCGACCGGCTCGGCGGCAAGATCGTCACGCGCAAATTCGATTCCGCGCCTGCGATGTACGAGGCCGGCGTTGCCGAGATCTACGACTACTCGATGACCGGGCCGGATCCGTTGCGCGAGTTGATCCAGCATTTCGGCTTGCAGACCATTCCGATGGATGCCGAGCAGGTCCAGTTCGGCGGCGAGCTCCTCAACGACGTCGCAGGCATGCGCCGCAAATACGGTGCCAAGACCGCAGCCGCAATCGAGGCGTTCCGTAAGCGCTGCGCCGAGGCGATGACGCCGCTCGAGTATTACGAGGGGGTCGGCGCGCACGACAACGAGAATCCCTGGGCCTACAAGACCGCCGAACAAGTGCTCGACGAGGAGGTCGAGGACGAGACCGCGAAGCGATTCTTCAAGGTGATGGCGCGCTCGGACCTCGCGACCGAGAGCCACAACACCAACGGGCTCAACGCGCTCAAGAACTACCTGATGGACGTCGACGGCTATATCGGCCTCTATTCCATCCAGAACGGTAACGAGCAGCTCATCGAGTGCCTCCAGTCCGAGGTCAATGCCGACATCCAGCTCAATCACCGCATCCTCACGGTCGGCAAGGCGCCGACCGGCCGCTATCAGCTCAAGATGATGAACGGCAAGGGGCCGGAGACGCGCGACTTCGACCTTGTGCTGGTCTGCTTGCCGCATTCCTGGCTCGGGACCGTCGGCTGGGAGGGCGAACAGCTCCGCAAGTCGATGGTCAAGCACGTCTCGTACTTCGACCGTCCCGCGCACTATTTGCGTGTCTCGATCCTGTTCGACACCCCGTTCTGGGGCGACAAGATCGCCGGCGCCTGGTTCATGTCGGAAGCCTTTGGCGGTTGCTGCGTCTATAACGAGGGCGCGCGCCACGACGTGGGCAAACACGGCGTGCTGAACTGGCTGATTCCGGGCTCCGACGCGCTGGCCTTTGCGAATCTCTCCGACCAGGAGCTGATCGATGCCGCGCTGAAATCGCTGCCGGCATCGCTCGGCGATGCACGCTCGCATTTCATGGAAGGCAAGATCCACCGCTGGCTGTCGTCGGTGAACGCGATTCCGGGCGGCTTGCCCGTGCGCGACGTCATGACCAATCACCGGCCGGAGCCGAAGGAACATCCCGGAATCGTGGTGGTCGGCGACTATCTGTTCGACTCGACGCTGAACGGCCTGCTCGATTCCTCGGACGCGGCGACCGACATCATCTTGACCGAGATGATGCGCCTGCGCCGCGAGCGTTCGCAGGACGACAAGCCGCTCTCGGACAAGATCGATCGCGACTATTTCGACAATTACCGCGGCCAGGGTCCCTACAGCGAAGCGTGGCAACACTTCACCGATCCCGACTATCTCACAAAACTGATCGGCATTGTCTGGGGCAAGGCCAAAGGCACGAAGCTCTTGATCGCGGGCTCGGCCAGCGGCGAGCTTGTCGGCGCGCTGCGCGATCGCGGCATCGATGCCTGGGGCATCGAGAACAACCGTACCATTCACGCCAGAACGCCGAAGGCGCTGAAGAAGTACAACAAGCTCGGTTCGATCACCGACATGCCGTTCAAGGACGGTGCGTTCGACTTCGTGTTCGAGACCAGCCTCTGCCATCTTTCCCCGAAGCAGGTGGTCCGTGCGATCAGGGAGCTGAACCGCGTGGTCAAGACCGGGCTGGTGTTCGGCTCGATCACCTCGGACATGGCGCCGGCACTGATCGACCGCTACGACCTTCTGCGCGGCGTCAAGAAGCTCGGCACCTGGTGGGAATGGTCCGAACTGTTCTTCGGCAACGGCTTCGACCTGTCGATGCACCGCAAGGACTGCACCGACGCGCTCTGGGAGGCGACGCTCGCCGCCAATAAGGGGCCGGGCCAGTGGTACGCCGACGCCGATTCCTTGCGCTATTCCTTTTTCGACAAGGTCGAGGACGAGGAAGACGACTAG